A stretch of Microbulbifer sp. SAOS-129_SWC DNA encodes these proteins:
- a CDS encoding ABC transporter permease, with the protein MMKAVFSGEMAALLHKEMLETWRDRRALLMAVCISLLCPVLLAGSMIFLVKMHSEEKTRLALLGGENAPLLAQRLRGPDLLVEELAAGEPRQLLAGDYDLVLQVGKGFGGDYRSLRAPELYLYVDSSGTGAGRAERHLQQRLGQLQQLIAGQRLLARGVAPQALAPWKLQVRDVSTPSSRGALILMMVPGLVLQMLFVASLATSVDTSAGERERLSLETLLLQPLPGWQVIAAKTLAVASMGWFGALLSVTALVTLLPLMPLAELGIQQATTPAGVITMILLLLPLALLVAVVQILLALRSQSFKDAQTQMSILQLAPLILLMLLGMSQVQLDNQYWQLVPLVAQQQWLKALLVGDPVSLPWIVAGSLATLLPAVLAVAVGARALRRERLLNAV; encoded by the coding sequence ATGATGAAGGCAGTATTCAGTGGGGAGATGGCGGCACTGCTGCACAAGGAAATGCTCGAGACCTGGCGCGATCGGCGCGCGCTGCTGATGGCGGTGTGTATTTCATTACTGTGTCCGGTGCTGCTGGCCGGCTCGATGATTTTCCTGGTCAAAATGCACAGCGAGGAAAAGACCCGGCTGGCGCTGCTGGGCGGGGAAAACGCGCCGCTGCTGGCACAGCGGCTGCGTGGTCCGGACCTGCTGGTCGAAGAATTGGCGGCGGGCGAGCCGCGTCAGCTATTGGCCGGCGATTACGATCTGGTGCTGCAAGTGGGCAAGGGTTTCGGCGGTGATTACCGCAGCCTGCGCGCGCCGGAACTGTACCTGTACGTGGACAGCTCCGGCACCGGTGCCGGGCGCGCCGAGCGCCACTTGCAGCAGCGTCTCGGCCAGTTGCAGCAGCTGATTGCCGGCCAGCGACTACTGGCCCGCGGCGTGGCGCCACAGGCGCTGGCACCGTGGAAACTGCAGGTGCGCGATGTGAGCACGCCGTCCAGTCGCGGCGCGCTGATTCTGATGATGGTGCCGGGGCTGGTGTTGCAGATGCTGTTTGTCGCCAGTCTGGCCACTTCCGTGGATACTTCCGCTGGCGAGCGCGAGCGCCTGAGCCTGGAAACCCTGCTGCTACAACCGCTGCCCGGGTGGCAGGTGATTGCCGCCAAGACACTGGCGGTCGCCAGTATGGGCTGGTTCGGGGCACTGCTGTCGGTCACCGCGCTGGTGACGCTGCTGCCGCTGATGCCGCTGGCGGAGCTGGGGATCCAGCAGGCCACGACCCCCGCGGGTGTCATCACCATGATCCTGCTGTTGCTGCCGCTGGCGCTGCTGGTGGCGGTAGTGCAAATCCTGCTGGCGCTGCGCTCGCAGTCGTTCAAGGATGCGCAGACGCAAATGAGTATTTTGCAGCTGGCACCACTCATACTATTGATGTTGCTGGGCATGTCGCAGGTGCAGCTCGATAATCAGTACTGGCAGCTGGTGCCATTGGTGGCCCAGCAGCAGTGGCTGAAAGCGCTGCTGGTGGGCGATCCGGTGTCGCTGCCGTGGATCGTGGCCGGCTCCCTGGCCACGCTGCTGCCGGCGGTCCTGGCAGTTGCGGTCGGCGCCCGCGCGTTGCGGCGCGAGCGGCTGTTGAATGCGGTTTGA
- the birA gene encoding bifunctional biotin--[acetyl-CoA-carboxylase] ligase/biotin operon repressor BirA: MSTPSANNPLEALRPVLELLADGEVHSGQALGTALGVSRAAVWKQLQKLEQFGLALESVKGRGYRLPGGLNLLDAAAIETGLSAAATSLLGELVVADRVDSTNAQLLGLLERGGGHGVAMFAEQQTAGRGRRGRSWVSPFSGGINLSIGWQFSGGVQLLEGLSLAVGVALARALAEFEVPDVRLKWPNDVWCRGRKLAGVLLELSGDLTDRCAVVVGVGVNVGLPQGAAAAIDQPWIDLNSVCAGIDRNRLAAAMLNQLLPLLDSYPECGFAAYRDAWQDLDQFAGRPVCLRSAQREWRGIAAGVDNSGALLLEVDGERRSFHGGEISLRGQE; the protein is encoded by the coding sequence TTGTCTACTCCGTCTGCCAACAACCCTCTCGAAGCGCTGCGCCCGGTGCTGGAGCTACTCGCCGATGGCGAAGTCCACTCCGGCCAGGCACTCGGTACCGCCCTCGGTGTCAGCCGTGCCGCGGTGTGGAAGCAGCTGCAGAAACTCGAACAGTTCGGGCTGGCGCTGGAATCGGTCAAGGGTCGCGGCTACCGCCTGCCGGGCGGTCTCAATCTGCTCGATGCGGCCGCCATCGAGACCGGCCTCAGTGCCGCAGCAACGTCGTTGCTGGGGGAGCTGGTGGTGGCCGACCGGGTGGACTCTACCAATGCGCAGCTGCTCGGCCTGCTCGAGCGCGGCGGCGGCCACGGTGTTGCCATGTTTGCCGAACAGCAGACCGCCGGGCGCGGCCGGCGCGGGCGCAGCTGGGTCAGTCCGTTCAGCGGTGGCATTAACCTGTCGATCGGCTGGCAGTTCAGCGGCGGCGTGCAGTTGCTGGAGGGCCTCAGCCTGGCGGTGGGGGTGGCACTGGCGCGCGCGCTGGCGGAGTTCGAGGTGCCGGACGTGCGCCTCAAGTGGCCCAACGATGTCTGGTGCCGCGGGCGCAAGCTGGCCGGCGTACTGCTGGAGCTGTCCGGTGACCTCACCGACCGCTGCGCCGTGGTAGTGGGTGTCGGCGTCAACGTGGGCCTGCCGCAGGGCGCGGCGGCGGCCATCGACCAGCCGTGGATCGACTTGAACAGCGTCTGTGCGGGTATCGATCGCAACCGCCTCGCAGCGGCCATGCTGAACCAGTTGCTGCCGCTGCTGGACTCTTACCCCGAGTGCGGATTCGCCGCATATCGCGATGCCTGGCAGGATCTGGATCAGTTCGCCGGCCGGCCCGTGTGTCTGCGCTCGGCGCAGCGCGAATGGCGCGGTATCGCCGCCGGCGTCGATAATAGCGGCGCACTGCTGCTCGAGGTGGATGGCGAGCGCCGCAGCTTTCACGGCGGGGAGATTTCCCTGCGGGGGCAGGAATGA
- a CDS encoding ATP-binding cassette domain-containing protein, translating into MESVCKSFDGRAVLRDLSFDVPAGRITALLGANGAGKTSCLRIVTGLLRADSGRVLLGEIDVGREPLAARRRLGVVGDREGLYERLTVAEYLELFARMQGLRGPALAQALHAVRDELELGELWQRRTRGFSQGERMKVCLARALVHRPPYLVLDEPTRGLDVLAARLLRRTLRRLREDGVTILFSSHVMSEVAELSDRVLVMAGGRIVGGGAPAELLATTGSSNLEDSFVALAYGEQQPTAEETA; encoded by the coding sequence ATGGAATCGGTCTGTAAGAGTTTCGACGGCCGCGCGGTGCTGCGCGACCTGTCCTTTGACGTGCCCGCCGGGCGCATCACGGCGCTACTGGGCGCCAATGGGGCGGGCAAGACCAGTTGCCTGCGTATCGTCACCGGCCTGCTGCGCGCCGACAGCGGCCGCGTGCTGCTGGGTGAAATCGATGTGGGTCGCGAGCCGCTGGCCGCGCGGCGCCGCCTCGGCGTCGTGGGTGACAGAGAGGGACTCTACGAGCGACTCACGGTGGCCGAATACCTGGAACTGTTTGCGCGCATGCAGGGGCTGCGCGGGCCGGCATTGGCGCAAGCCCTGCACGCGGTGCGCGACGAGCTGGAGCTGGGTGAGTTGTGGCAGCGGCGCACCCGCGGTTTTTCCCAAGGCGAACGAATGAAGGTCTGTCTGGCGCGGGCGCTGGTACACCGTCCGCCGTACCTGGTCCTCGATGAACCCACCCGTGGACTCGATGTGCTTGCCGCGCGCCTGCTGCGCAGGACCCTGCGGCGCCTGCGCGAGGACGGGGTGACGATCCTGTTTTCCAGCCATGTGATGTCCGAGGTGGCGGAACTGTCCGACCGGGTACTGGTGATGGCCGGTGGCCGGATTGTCGGCGGCGGTGCGCCCGCGGAGCTCCTGGCGACAACCGGCAGCAGTAACCTCGAAGACAGTTTTGTCGCGCTTGCCTATGGCGAACAGCAGCCGACCGCGGAGGAAACAGCATGA
- a CDS encoding aldo/keto reductase — MQRIQSSLKPDFSMSRIAMGLWRLAGWQYSAQETVRLLEQLLELGVTTIDLADIYGDYRCETLFGEALKLKPELRKEMEIVSKCGIKLMGSGNDYTLNHYDSSAAHITAAAESSLRNMGIEQMDLLLIHRPDPLMDAEELAAALDALVADGKARAVGVSNFLPHQQRLLQSRLSSPLVVNQIEVSLLHSAPMFDGQLDECQRERVIPMAWSPFAGGGLFTGDSEAALRVRAALQGLATALDMEPQQLALAWLLKHPAAMVPVLGSGRIERLRAAVGALEKPLPREMWFELLRAARGRDVD; from the coding sequence ATGCAACGAATCCAATCTTCTCTCAAACCCGACTTTTCCATGTCGCGAATAGCCATGGGGCTGTGGCGACTTGCGGGCTGGCAATACAGTGCACAGGAGACGGTACGCCTGTTGGAGCAGTTGCTGGAGCTCGGGGTCACGACCATAGACCTGGCAGATATCTACGGTGATTATCGCTGTGAGACACTGTTTGGAGAGGCGTTGAAGCTGAAGCCGGAGCTGCGCAAGGAGATGGAAATCGTTTCCAAGTGCGGTATCAAACTGATGGGAAGTGGCAACGACTATACGCTGAATCACTACGACAGCAGTGCTGCCCACATTACCGCCGCAGCGGAATCGAGTCTGCGCAATATGGGCATAGAGCAGATGGATCTGTTACTCATTCACCGTCCCGATCCACTCATGGATGCCGAGGAGCTCGCGGCAGCCCTCGACGCGTTGGTCGCCGATGGCAAGGCGCGGGCAGTGGGTGTGTCCAACTTTCTGCCACACCAGCAACGGCTGTTGCAGTCGCGCCTCTCCAGCCCGCTGGTCGTGAACCAGATTGAGGTATCGCTGCTGCACAGTGCACCAATGTTCGACGGCCAGTTGGACGAATGCCAGCGGGAGCGCGTGATCCCCATGGCCTGGTCGCCATTCGCCGGCGGCGGGCTGTTTACCGGCGATAGCGAAGCCGCACTGCGGGTGCGTGCTGCGTTGCAGGGGTTAGCGACAGCGCTGGATATGGAACCGCAACAACTGGCGCTGGCGTGGCTGCTGAAGCATCCGGCGGCGATGGTGCCGGTACTCGGCAGTGGCAGGATTGAACGGTTGCGCGCGGCGGTTGGTGCTCTGGAGAAACCGCTGCCGCGCGAGATGTGGTTCGAATTGTTACGCGCGGCTCGCGGCCGGGATGTGGATTAA
- the alr gene encoding alanine racemase — MNADDKMTGDVREGVLTIDLQALGDNYLALCDKLAGGARCGAVVKADAYGLGMARVAPALYKRGCRDFFVATEGEGETLRQLLGDDVRIVVLTGVRPGCEADCATSGLVPTLFTLGQVRAWAEACARRGDAAPCAVKVDSGMTRLGMTGEEFDQLLADRELLRAANIELMLSHLACADEPSHPQNAAQLQRFRRAGERLRAQCPQVQLSLANSSGIFLGAEYHFDVTRPGSALYGINPVPGSDNPMRPVVELRLPVIQKRYVSADCAVGYGATAQVPAGSWLAVARGGYADGILRTQSGRGCGWGAGRRLPMVGRVSMDSTVFDISALDATEREALESIQVLNGELTVDEVGAYAGTIGYEILTSLGRRYYRRYLGS, encoded by the coding sequence TTGAACGCGGATGACAAGATGACGGGCGATGTGCGCGAAGGCGTGCTGACCATCGACCTGCAGGCACTGGGCGACAACTACCTGGCGCTGTGCGACAAGCTCGCCGGCGGCGCCCGCTGCGGTGCGGTGGTCAAGGCTGATGCCTATGGCCTGGGTATGGCGCGGGTGGCGCCGGCACTGTACAAGCGCGGTTGCCGCGACTTTTTTGTGGCCACCGAAGGCGAGGGCGAGACCCTGCGCCAGCTGCTCGGTGACGATGTGCGCATTGTGGTGCTGACCGGTGTGCGCCCGGGCTGCGAAGCCGACTGCGCTACCAGCGGGCTGGTACCGACACTGTTCACCCTCGGGCAGGTGCGCGCCTGGGCCGAGGCCTGTGCACGCCGGGGGGACGCCGCGCCCTGCGCCGTGAAAGTGGACTCGGGCATGACGCGCCTGGGCATGACCGGGGAAGAGTTTGACCAGCTGCTCGCCGACCGCGAGCTGCTGCGCGCGGCCAATATCGAACTGATGCTGAGTCATCTCGCCTGTGCCGACGAGCCGTCGCACCCGCAAAACGCCGCCCAGTTGCAGCGCTTCCGCCGTGCCGGCGAGCGACTGCGGGCACAGTGCCCGCAGGTACAGCTGAGTCTCGCCAACTCCTCGGGCATTTTTCTGGGGGCGGAATACCATTTTGATGTTACACGACCGGGGTCGGCGCTCTACGGGATTAATCCCGTCCCCGGCAGCGACAACCCGATGCGCCCGGTGGTGGAACTGCGCCTGCCGGTGATCCAGAAGCGCTATGTGTCCGCCGACTGTGCGGTCGGTTACGGCGCCACTGCCCAGGTGCCTGCCGGCAGCTGGCTGGCAGTGGCCCGCGGCGGTTATGCCGACGGCATACTGCGCACCCAGAGCGGCCGCGGTTGCGGCTGGGGTGCCGGCCGGCGACTGCCGATGGTGGGCAGGGTGTCGATGGACTCCACCGTGTTCGATATCAGCGCGCTCGACGCCACCGAGCGCGAGGCGCTGGAGAGTATTCAGGTGCTCAATGGTGAGCTCACCGTGGATGAAGTGGGTGCTTACGCCGGGACCATCGGCTATGAAATCCTCACCAGCCTCGGTCGCCGTTATTACCGCCGCTATTTAGGAAGCTGA
- a CDS encoding type III pantothenate kinase, translating to MNAAAGARILELDLGNTRGKWRLLRGAETGARGSLTTADLRAGRLPAEWGALRPQRVRVANVAGTAVAAALEQGLRAQLDLPVEFARVESRCAGVSCAYRDVARLGVDRWLAVLAAFHREPRAALIVDCGSAVTLDLVDNGGRHLGGYILPGLDLMRRALYQDTDAVQVATSRETAMSLAPGRDTAAAVNRGLPLMVLGAIERAYSALAADIGAAPRLWLTGGDGAFIASLCALPHQLVPELVLDGLALTNP from the coding sequence ATGAACGCGGCGGCGGGCGCGCGTATCCTCGAGCTCGATCTGGGCAATACCCGCGGCAAGTGGCGGTTGCTGCGCGGAGCGGAGACCGGCGCGCGTGGCAGCCTGACCACCGCCGATCTGCGCGCGGGCCGGCTGCCGGCGGAGTGGGGGGCGCTGCGCCCGCAGCGGGTGCGCGTCGCCAATGTCGCCGGGACGGCGGTGGCAGCGGCGCTCGAACAGGGTCTGCGCGCACAGCTTGATCTGCCGGTGGAGTTTGCTCGGGTAGAATCGCGCTGTGCTGGGGTCAGTTGCGCCTATCGCGATGTGGCGCGGCTGGGGGTGGATCGCTGGTTGGCGGTGCTGGCGGCTTTCCACCGCGAGCCGCGCGCGGCGCTGATTGTCGACTGCGGCAGCGCAGTTACGTTGGATCTGGTGGATAATGGCGGCCGCCACCTGGGTGGCTATATCCTGCCGGGGCTCGACCTGATGCGCCGCGCCCTGTATCAGGACACAGACGCGGTGCAGGTGGCCACATCGCGCGAAACGGCGATGTCGCTGGCGCCGGGGCGGGACACCGCCGCGGCCGTCAACCGCGGCCTGCCGCTGATGGTGCTGGGCGCCATCGAGCGGGCCTATTCGGCGCTGGCGGCGGATATCGGTGCGGCGCCGCGGCTGTGGCTTACCGGCGGCGATGGCGCCTTTATCGCTTCGTTGTGCGCGCTGCCGCACCAGCTGGTTCCCGAGCTGGTTCTGGACGGCCTGGCGCTCACTAATCCCTGA
- a CDS encoding alpha/beta hydrolase, which produces MEWMRRLLVGAILSVAAAGALSAPAAKSCYLDGWGEALRCYRVAVGSGDARSELAVMVAPAVSGSGRTPLYLLAGGPGQAASDLAPLLNAFGKIHRERDIVLVDRRGAGRSGAFRCGLGVDMPADLQRLSAQLAKCYLQQPDFAETLNSRQAVEDLERVRRALGHQRIDLWGGSWGTRTALLYQQWYPDSLHALVLDGVAPIQSKVFLAAGAAEHALQQLADDCAADSECADFGDWKSELNQLLHNWDASRARSFPDPLTGAPAAEPMPRWALANAIRSALYDPAAAAQLPYVVDQAHRGNLVPLSGLTGLFAQNSTGMAMGLTFSVACAEELNRITPAEVARDSAGTFLGTAFFNLFASGCKSWPVKAKPYAVPQPRQQPVLLISGSADPITPPRYAEQSLGYLDHKQHLVVAGGGHINSRRGCLPDLIARFLDAPGEPLETRCVADIRRPPFMVAAYGPALGTALPSTQEGDQP; this is translated from the coding sequence ATGGAATGGATGCGACGGCTGCTCGTAGGGGCGATTTTGTCGGTTGCCGCGGCAGGGGCTCTCAGTGCGCCCGCGGCGAAGTCCTGTTATCTGGATGGCTGGGGAGAGGCGCTACGCTGCTACCGGGTAGCTGTAGGCAGCGGTGATGCTCGCAGTGAACTGGCGGTGATGGTAGCGCCGGCTGTCAGCGGCAGCGGCCGCACGCCGCTGTACCTGCTGGCCGGCGGGCCGGGGCAGGCCGCCAGCGACCTGGCGCCGCTGCTGAACGCCTTCGGCAAAATTCACCGCGAACGCGACATCGTGCTGGTGGACCGCCGCGGGGCCGGCCGCTCCGGTGCCTTCCGCTGCGGCTTGGGAGTCGATATGCCCGCGGACCTGCAGCGCTTGTCCGCGCAGCTGGCCAAGTGCTACCTGCAGCAGCCGGATTTTGCCGAAACCCTTAACAGTCGCCAGGCGGTCGAGGATCTGGAGCGGGTGCGCCGCGCGCTTGGCCACCAGCGTATCGACCTGTGGGGCGGCTCCTGGGGCACGCGCACGGCACTGCTGTACCAGCAGTGGTATCCGGATTCCCTGCACGCGCTGGTGCTCGACGGCGTGGCGCCGATCCAGAGCAAGGTATTTCTCGCCGCCGGCGCCGCCGAGCATGCACTGCAGCAGCTGGCCGACGACTGCGCCGCCGATAGCGAATGCGCCGATTTCGGTGACTGGAAAAGCGAATTGAACCAGCTGTTACACAACTGGGATGCGTCGCGCGCGCGCAGTTTCCCCGATCCACTGACCGGTGCCCCCGCGGCGGAGCCGATGCCGCGCTGGGCGCTGGCCAACGCCATCCGCTCGGCGCTCTACGATCCCGCGGCGGCGGCGCAACTGCCCTATGTGGTGGATCAGGCCCACCGCGGCAACCTGGTGCCCCTGTCCGGGCTGACCGGGCTGTTCGCGCAGAACTCCACCGGTATGGCCATGGGACTCACCTTTTCCGTCGCCTGTGCCGAAGAATTAAACCGGATTACGCCCGCGGAAGTGGCGCGCGACAGTGCCGGCACATTTCTCGGCACAGCGTTTTTCAATCTGTTTGCCAGCGGCTGTAAATCCTGGCCGGTGAAGGCCAAACCCTATGCGGTACCGCAGCCGCGCCAGCAGCCGGTGCTGTTGATTTCCGGTTCTGCCGATCCGATTACGCCACCGCGTTATGCCGAGCAGTCGCTCGGCTACCTGGACCACAAGCAGCACCTGGTGGTGGCCGGTGGTGGCCATATCAATTCGCGCCGTGGCTGTCTCCCGGATCTGATCGCGCGCTTCCTCGACGCGCCGGGCGAGCCGCTGGAGACACGATGTGTCGCCGATATCCGGCGGCCGCCGTTTATGGTCGCCGCGTACGGGCCGGCGCTGGGCACTGCGCTGCCGTCCACGCAAGAAGGAGATCAACCGTGA